In bacterium, a single window of DNA contains:
- a CDS encoding FAD-dependent thymidylate synthase gives MPEETAVECFSADERRALEPYFTTLDGPVFALRNLPEVVKAALFARYSRSPKSLRRLFLDEFLDRAGGGLGESAVGVRRSEQLFQRVLAEYGDDSVAQLGGAHLAVEGASNLLTKALEWGRLMAYLEQSTRYIPYTQRADGRWRYVVPDELAGSPLRDRYVALLDRCFETYAGALPAAIALCEQRLPRPEGVGAAAHAATVRAQALDALRGLLPAATRSNVGIFGSGQGYESLLLHLRAHPLAEARACAEAIRRELEQVIPAFLSRVDRPDRGGAWTAYLRDTREATAALASELLGETAAAPAEMVTLTDFDPDGEVKVVAAALYAATSLPDAQLLAAARSLSEAQRAALLRAYVGERRNRRHKPGRAFERAVYRFDVVADYGAFRDLQRHRLCTLEWQRLTPALGYVLPEIVEAIGAAPAWRALMAEAAELHAAIAAAGLPDVAAYVLPMAHRVRFYLECNAREAMHLIELRSTPQGHPAYRVVAQAMHRLIAERAGHRAIAAAMRFVDHSPASSGRLEAERRSRGS, from the coding sequence ATGCCTGAGGAGACGGCCGTCGAGTGTTTCAGCGCCGACGAGCGACGGGCGCTGGAGCCGTACTTCACCACCCTCGACGGCCCGGTGTTCGCGCTGCGCAATCTGCCCGAGGTGGTGAAGGCGGCCCTGTTCGCCCGCTACTCGCGTTCGCCGAAGTCGCTGCGCCGCCTCTTCCTCGACGAGTTCCTCGACCGCGCCGGCGGCGGCCTCGGCGAGTCGGCGGTCGGCGTGCGACGCTCCGAGCAGCTCTTCCAGCGCGTGCTCGCCGAGTACGGCGACGACTCGGTGGCGCAGCTCGGCGGCGCCCATCTCGCCGTCGAGGGCGCCTCGAATCTGCTCACCAAGGCGCTCGAATGGGGCCGCCTGATGGCCTACCTCGAGCAGTCGACGCGCTACATCCCCTACACCCAGCGCGCCGACGGCCGCTGGCGCTACGTCGTGCCGGACGAGCTCGCCGGCTCGCCGCTGCGCGACCGCTACGTGGCGCTGCTCGACCGCTGCTTCGAGACCTATGCCGGCGCGCTGCCGGCGGCGATCGCGCTCTGCGAGCAGCGCCTGCCGCGGCCCGAGGGCGTCGGCGCCGCGGCGCACGCCGCCACCGTGCGCGCCCAGGCGCTCGACGCGCTGCGCGGCCTGCTGCCGGCGGCCACCCGCTCCAACGTCGGCATCTTCGGCAGCGGCCAGGGGTACGAGTCGCTGCTGCTCCACCTGCGCGCCCATCCGCTCGCCGAGGCGCGGGCCTGCGCCGAGGCGATCCGGCGCGAGCTCGAGCAGGTGATCCCGGCGTTCCTCAGCCGCGTCGACCGTCCGGATCGCGGCGGGGCGTGGACGGCCTACCTGCGTGACACCCGCGAGGCCACCGCGGCGCTCGCCAGCGAGCTGCTGGGCGAGACGGCGGCGGCGCCGGCGGAGATGGTGACGCTGACCGATTTCGATCCCGACGGCGAGGTGAAGGTGGTGGCGGCGGCGCTCTATGCCGCGACGTCGCTGCCCGATGCGCAGCTCCTGGCGGCGGCGCGCAGCCTGAGCGAGGCGCAGCGCGCCGCGCTGCTGCGCGCCTACGTCGGCGAGCGCCGGAACCGGCGCCACAAACCGGGGCGGGCCTTCGAGCGCGCCGTCTACCGCTTCGACGTCGTCGCCGACTACGGCGCCTTCCGCGACCTGCAGCGCCATCGCCTGTGCACGCTCGAGTGGCAGCGCCTGACGCCGGCGCTCGGCTACGTGCTGCCGGAGATCGTCGAGGCGATCGGCGCCGCCCCGGCGTGGCGGGCGCTGATGGCGGAGGCGGCGGAGCTGCACGCGGCGATCGCCGCCGCCGGGCTGCCCGATGTCGCCGCCTATGTCCTGCCGATGGCGCACCGGGTCCGCTTCTATCTCGAGTGCAACGCCCGCGAGGCGATGCACCTGATCGAGCTGCGCTCGACGCCGCAAGGGCATCCCGCCTATCGCGTCGTCGCCCAGGCGATGCACCGCCTGATCGCCGAGCGCGCCGGGCACCGCGCCATCGCGGCGGCGATGCGCTTCGTCGACCACTCTCCGGCCAGCAGCGGCCGCCTCGAGGCCGAACGGCGGAGCCGGGGGAGCTAG